A window from Hymenobacter volaticus encodes these proteins:
- a CDS encoding exopolysaccharide biosynthesis polyprenyl glycosylphosphotransferase: MDLFFVDRVFYDNFVTNTYYIGFMQQESTLHFDWSPAPTLEKRNSTHYTRYKTSPKLAVQTSSLKRAFDYLFAAIVAILVLSWLIPIIALLIKLESKGPVLFKQLRTGKNGTPFYCLKFRSMRINADADLKQAHRGDSRITKVGAFLRKTSLDELPQFINVLKGEMSVVGPRPHMLRHTEDYSKVIDNFMDRHLILPGITGWAQVSGYRGETKETEAMAKRVSADIHYLENWSFWLDLKIVLMTVTQVFRSNKHVF, encoded by the coding sequence TTGGATTTATTTTTTGTAGACAGAGTTTTCTATGATAATTTTGTGACTAATACATATTATATTGGATTCATGCAACAGGAATCGACCTTACATTTTGATTGGAGCCCCGCCCCTACCCTGGAGAAGCGGAATTCCACTCATTACACGCGCTATAAGACATCTCCTAAGCTAGCTGTGCAAACTTCATCTCTGAAGCGCGCTTTCGACTATTTGTTTGCTGCAATTGTGGCAATCTTGGTGCTTAGCTGGCTGATTCCCATAATTGCACTTCTCATCAAACTAGAATCGAAAGGGCCAGTGCTCTTCAAGCAGCTTCGTACCGGGAAAAACGGTACTCCGTTCTACTGCTTGAAGTTTAGAAGCATGCGCATCAATGCTGATGCAGACCTAAAGCAAGCTCATAGAGGTGACAGCCGCATTACTAAAGTGGGTGCCTTCTTACGCAAAACTAGTCTTGATGAATTACCCCAGTTTATCAATGTATTGAAAGGTGAAATGTCGGTAGTAGGACCCCGTCCGCACATGCTTCGCCACACAGAAGACTACTCTAAGGTCATTGACAACTTTATGGATCGGCATTTGATCCTGCCCGGTATTACGGGTTGGGCACAGGTATCAGGCTATCGTGGCGAAACCAAGGAAACCGAGGCCATGGCTAAACGCGTAAGTGCCGACATCCACTACCTTGAGAACTGGTCGTTCTGGCTTGATCTAAAGATTGTGCTAATGACCGTTACGCAAGTGTTCAGAAGCAACAAGCATGTTTTCTAA
- the rocD gene encoding ornithine--oxo-acid transaminase → MSLHPTTDTHSRSQQLMALEDQYGAHNYHPLPVVLSRGEGVHLWDVDGKHYYDFLSAYSAVNQGHCHPRIIGALTEQAQRLTLTSRAFFNDQLGAAEKQLCELFNYDKALLMNSGAEAVETALKLARKWGYQEKGIAPNQARIIVAEHNFHGRTTGIISFSTDPDSTGGFGPYAPGYQVVPYDDLEALEEAVQDPHVCAFLVEPIQGEAGVVVPSEGYLAKAAAICKAHKVLFIADEIQTGLGRTGELLAVCYEGVHADILILGKALSGGVMPVSAVLARNDIMLTIQPGQHGSTFGGNPLASVVLRAALDVLLDEKLIKNARVLGEVFRERMRQVQVKRPEVIELVRGKGLLNAIVIKPTTDGRTAWDVCVTLMERGVLAKPTHGDIIRFAPPLVITEDQLHEACDVIEQVILEF, encoded by the coding sequence ATGTCTCTTCACCCCACCACCGACACGCACAGCCGCAGCCAGCAGCTAATGGCGCTGGAAGATCAGTATGGAGCCCACAACTACCACCCGCTGCCCGTGGTGTTAAGCCGCGGCGAAGGAGTGCACTTGTGGGACGTAGACGGCAAGCATTACTACGATTTTCTATCCGCCTATTCAGCCGTCAACCAAGGGCATTGCCACCCACGTATCATTGGCGCCCTCACCGAGCAGGCCCAGCGGCTAACCCTCACGTCCCGTGCCTTTTTCAACGACCAACTAGGCGCGGCCGAAAAGCAGCTCTGCGAGTTGTTCAACTACGACAAAGCCTTGCTGATGAATTCAGGCGCCGAGGCAGTAGAAACGGCCCTCAAACTAGCCCGCAAGTGGGGATACCAAGAGAAAGGCATTGCCCCCAACCAAGCGCGCATCATAGTAGCCGAGCACAACTTCCACGGCCGTACTACCGGCATCATCTCCTTCAGCACTGACCCCGACTCTACGGGCGGCTTTGGGCCCTATGCTCCTGGCTACCAAGTGGTACCCTACGATGACCTAGAAGCATTAGAAGAAGCTGTGCAGGACCCACACGTGTGTGCCTTCCTAGTAGAACCCATCCAGGGCGAAGCCGGTGTGGTAGTGCCCTCGGAAGGTTACCTTGCCAAGGCGGCAGCCATTTGCAAAGCGCACAAGGTGCTCTTCATTGCCGATGAGATACAAACCGGCCTAGGCCGCACTGGCGAATTATTGGCAGTCTGCTACGAAGGCGTTCATGCTGATATCCTGATTCTTGGCAAAGCCTTGAGCGGTGGGGTGATGCCCGTCTCGGCGGTGCTGGCTCGCAACGACATCATGCTCACCATCCAGCCGGGGCAGCATGGCTCTACGTTCGGCGGCAACCCGTTGGCTAGCGTAGTGTTACGAGCCGCTCTTGACGTGCTTCTCGACGAAAAACTTATTAAGAATGCCCGCGTGCTAGGCGAAGTGTTCCGGGAGCGTATGCGCCAGGTGCAGGTCAAGCGCCCAGAAGTTATAGAATTGGTGCGTGGCAAAGGTTTGCTTAACGCAATAGTTATAAAACCGACAACTGACGGGCGAACTGCCTGGGATGTGTGCGTGACGCTGATGGAGCGGGGCGTATTAGCCAAGCCTACCCACGGCGACATCATTCGTTTTGCGCCACCTTTGGTTATCACCGAAGACCAGCTTCATGAAGCCTGTGACGTAATCGAGCAAGTAATTCTCGAGTTCTAG
- a CDS encoding LEA type 2 family protein — protein sequence MTTRPYYKRHPIVSFFALLLLVLVGIVGWVYVKNDKGKGLVPTLADKGKELLPTLENTSLAVSSMKGDSVKAQVKLDVRNNMPITLRIDSFRYQTRLNGDLLTQGAKSTPTVLRKDSISHLQLPLALDLSKVKNKLEASQQDSVDVQLSMDLYTKLPIAGTKKIPVKLTKRIFMPKMPTLENVSFAVNNITPDYVYAQMVTDIQNHMPITLRIDSLNYQTRVDGRLLASGRKSKPTVLKEKGLSHMQIPVTMDLSKIKNTIKTSQQDCVDVKMVMNLYARLPMAEGTQKIPVNVTKRVYVPKLPKIEVADIDVEHLGLKNGEAIVNLRVTNYNPFPVVIRRVSYDFRVSDDMQVQGVEEKDVSFKTRGTEMMPIRVKFEPKGLPKVGYKTIFRAKQTPYNLKGSVVVAAGKNNPKDMTMRFSSTGTLKDLKDIPK from the coding sequence ATGACTACTCGTCCCTATTACAAACGTCACCCTATTGTCTCCTTCTTCGCATTGCTGCTCCTGGTCTTGGTTGGGATAGTAGGATGGGTGTATGTAAAGAACGACAAAGGCAAAGGGCTCGTGCCCACACTGGCCGACAAAGGCAAAGAATTGCTGCCCACGCTTGAAAATACGTCTCTGGCCGTTAGTAGCATGAAAGGCGACTCAGTGAAAGCCCAAGTGAAGCTGGATGTGCGCAACAACATGCCCATTACGCTGCGCATCGACAGTTTCCGGTACCAAACCCGCCTCAATGGCGATTTGCTCACGCAAGGTGCCAAAAGCACTCCTACCGTGCTACGCAAAGACTCTATCAGTCACTTGCAGCTGCCCTTGGCGCTGGACCTGAGCAAGGTGAAAAACAAGCTCGAAGCCAGTCAGCAGGATAGCGTGGATGTACAACTGTCGATGGACTTGTATACCAAGCTGCCCATAGCTGGTACCAAGAAGATACCAGTTAAACTCACCAAGCGCATCTTTATGCCGAAGATGCCAACGCTGGAAAACGTGTCCTTCGCGGTGAATAACATCACCCCGGACTACGTGTACGCACAAATGGTGACAGACATACAGAACCATATGCCCATCACGCTCCGCATCGATAGTTTGAACTACCAAACCCGCGTTGATGGTCGCCTGCTGGCTAGCGGGCGCAAAAGCAAGCCTACTGTGCTGAAAGAGAAGGGCTTGAGCCACATGCAAATTCCGGTCACAATGGACTTAAGCAAAATAAAAAACACCATTAAAACCAGTCAGCAGGATTGCGTGGACGTGAAGATGGTAATGAACCTGTACGCGCGCCTACCTATGGCGGAAGGCACACAGAAAATTCCGGTGAACGTGACCAAGCGCGTATACGTCCCTAAGTTGCCTAAGATTGAAGTGGCCGACATCGATGTGGAACACCTCGGCCTCAAGAATGGAGAGGCTATTGTTAATCTTCGAGTTACCAACTACAATCCGTTTCCAGTAGTCATTCGTCGGGTATCGTACGACTTCCGGGTGAGCGACGATATGCAGGTGCAAGGAGTAGAAGAAAAGGACGTCTCATTTAAGACCCGTGGCACAGAGATGATGCCGATTCGAGTGAAATTCGAGCCGAAAGGACTGCCGAAAGTGGGGTATAAAACCATTTTCAGAGCCAAACAAACGCCCTACAATTTGAAAGGCTCCGTGGTGGTAGCGGCGGGTAAAAACAACCCCAAAGACATGACGATGCGCTTTAGTAGCACCGGTACGCTGAAGGACCTGAAAGACATTCCGAAGTAA
- a CDS encoding methylated-DNA--[protein]-cysteine S-methyltransferase produces MNRTMVGATAQVYLNSPLGTIALEGTEAGLSAVQFLDEPQLETPATAVPECLREARRQVAAYFTRELRDFQLAYAVVQGTEFQRRVWSALIGVGFGRTASYLDLARQVGNPGAVRAVGAANGQNPLGLVWPCHRIVGANGQLTGYAGGLWRKKWLLEFEQPTAQASLW; encoded by the coding sequence GTGAACCGAACTATGGTAGGTGCTACTGCCCAAGTGTATCTGAACTCGCCCTTAGGCACTATAGCCTTGGAGGGCACAGAAGCTGGGCTTAGCGCCGTGCAGTTCTTAGACGAGCCCCAGCTGGAGACACCAGCTACCGCAGTACCGGAATGTTTGCGCGAAGCACGCCGGCAGGTAGCAGCGTATTTCACCCGTGAGTTGCGCGATTTTCAGCTAGCGTATGCTGTAGTGCAGGGCACCGAGTTTCAGCGTCGGGTGTGGTCGGCACTGATTGGCGTAGGATTCGGCCGGACTGCTTCGTACTTGGACTTGGCCCGGCAGGTAGGTAATCCAGGTGCTGTGCGAGCCGTGGGCGCGGCCAACGGACAAAATCCGCTGGGGCTGGTTTGGCCTTGCCACCGCATTGTCGGGGCCAATGGGCAACTGACAGGGTACGCCGGGGGCTTGTGGCGCAAGAAATGGCTGTTGGAATTTGAGCAGCCAACGGCGCAAGCAAGCTTATGGTGA
- a CDS encoding alpha/beta hydrolase: protein MRVSCRWLALPTLLLLPLLLLVANEYATARPSHRTQDIAYVPATDPAYDAERHLLDVYAPRHKAAKPYPVVVFIHGGSWNSGNKNFYSFIGRRLAKQGVVAVVINYRLSPKVEVPAMADDCARAVIWTTEHIREYGGDPQRLFLMGHSAGAGLVALLAADNRLFTRRGLATNPIRGALLDDPAGLDMFDYLTKLEYPGDAQYLIPYSKQPEVWKDVSALYHVTAATPPFVIFIGGETYPSIRNSSRKFQLKLTDLGRPPQFTVLPGKKHVPMVLQLYWKNNVVYQELLKLVNQ, encoded by the coding sequence ATGCGTGTTTCCTGCCGCTGGCTGGCGTTGCCTACCTTGCTTTTGCTGCCCTTGTTACTATTGGTAGCCAACGAATATGCCACCGCCCGCCCTAGCCACCGCACCCAAGATATTGCCTACGTACCGGCTACCGACCCAGCCTATGACGCCGAGCGCCACCTGCTGGATGTGTACGCGCCCCGGCACAAAGCTGCTAAACCCTATCCAGTGGTGGTTTTCATACATGGCGGCAGTTGGAACAGCGGCAACAAGAACTTCTACTCCTTCATTGGCCGACGCTTAGCCAAACAGGGCGTGGTAGCCGTGGTTATCAACTATCGCCTCTCCCCGAAAGTGGAAGTACCCGCTATGGCCGATGACTGTGCCCGCGCCGTTATCTGGACCACCGAGCACATCCGCGAATATGGCGGCGACCCGCAACGTCTGTTTCTGATGGGCCATTCGGCCGGGGCTGGTCTTGTCGCCTTGCTCGCCGCCGACAACCGCCTCTTTACGCGGCGCGGCCTCGCCACGAATCCTATCCGCGGTGCCCTCCTCGACGACCCTGCCGGCCTCGACATGTTCGACTACCTCACCAAACTCGAATACCCCGGCGACGCCCAATACCTGATTCCATACAGCAAGCAGCCCGAGGTGTGGAAAGACGTTTCGGCTTTGTACCACGTGACGGCCGCCACGCCGCCGTTCGTTATTTTCATCGGCGGAGAAACCTATCCTTCTATTCGCAACAGCAGCCGCAAGTTTCAGTTGAAGTTAACCGACCTCGGCCGGCCGCCGCAGTTCACGGTGCTACCTGGTAAGAAGCACGTTCCTATGGTTTTGCAACTGTACTGGAAGAACAACGTGGTCTACCAAGAACTCTTGAAGCTGGTGAACCAGTAG
- a CDS encoding tetratricopeptide repeat protein → MKYLICLLLGFSTLLTLPAQAQRKTKVKTKGEATVSAANRLQPLFGGISPAQAQALVGAAFLADIERSFASKAEASKFFSTKGYEYLTEGKPDTAIYRFNLAWLLDPKNAEPYRGLGVIASRNPTPDESINLLTQGLALAPNDALMLGDLGSSYLIRYEQTKKKKDLTTGYDYLQKAVAADPKNAVAWQQLARVYYLQEDYAKAWDATHKGGDVSINSIDFNFLSELIAKMPDPLGKFK, encoded by the coding sequence ATGAAATACTTGATTTGCCTGCTCCTAGGCTTCAGTACGCTGCTGACCCTGCCAGCGCAGGCCCAGCGCAAAACCAAAGTAAAAACCAAAGGAGAAGCGACTGTTAGTGCTGCCAACCGCTTGCAGCCTTTGTTTGGAGGCATCTCCCCAGCACAGGCACAAGCCCTGGTCGGGGCCGCTTTCCTAGCCGATATAGAACGTAGTTTTGCTTCCAAGGCCGAGGCCAGCAAATTCTTCTCCACTAAAGGCTACGAGTACTTAACCGAAGGCAAGCCAGATACTGCTATCTACCGCTTCAATCTGGCGTGGCTGCTCGATCCCAAAAACGCCGAGCCTTACCGCGGCTTGGGCGTAATAGCCAGCCGCAACCCCACGCCCGACGAATCCATTAACTTGCTCACGCAGGGCTTGGCCCTAGCGCCCAATGATGCATTGATGCTAGGCGACCTGGGCAGCAGCTACCTCATCCGCTACGAGCAAACCAAGAAGAAAAAAGATTTAACCACCGGCTATGACTATCTGCAAAAAGCTGTAGCCGCCGACCCCAAGAACGCAGTAGCCTGGCAGCAATTAGCGCGGGTGTATTACTTGCAGGAAGATTACGCTAAAGCTTGGGATGCAACGCACAAAGGCGGCGACGTGAGTATCAATAGCATCGACTTCAACTTCCTAAGTGAATTGATAGCCAAAATGCCAGATCCGCTAGGCAAATTCAAATAA
- a CDS encoding M4 family metallopeptidase, with protein MIKKYPVAALLLLGALPYSAAYAQQAARAAQKFMAEDGTPALVRFRPETPAYTLSQGRQALVEQLQLKAEDQMLHSRTETDGMGFVHEKYNQYYKGIKVEHAAYTLHAKQGNVESMSGQIERIEGLKTSPAMDAATALRYALAFVGATQYMWDDAVEEAGLKQMENDPTATYRPQGELVIVRNDRNPNPGLHGKPTLAWKFNVYAKAPISRAYIYVDAETGEIVLQDAIIKHVAATGTVATKYSGTQSSATSTTTGGYYLREATRGLGIETYNCKKGSSYTTAVDFVDADNNWTEYANTNFDNAALDAHWGAQAVYDYWKNVHARNSYNNAGAKIRSYVHFDDTPGDGKGYENAYWNGSVMTYGDGYTRFDPLTSLDVCAHEIGHAVCSSTANLTYSNESGALNEGFSDIWGAAVEYYKAPNKATWLIGEDIDKVRPALRSMSDPNAEGQPDTYKGTNWYAGTGDNGGVHTNSGVLNHWFYILSVGKTGTNDIGSSFSVTGIGIDAAAKIAYRTESVYLTSSSNYAAARTYSIQAATDLYGAGSTQVTAVTNAWYAVGVGAAAGGTTPPPTTSTYCTSKGTNVSYEWIDLVSLGSINRTSSKDAGYYNGTALGTSVTAGSAQTINFSAGFASTAYTEYWKIFIDYNQDGDFIDSGETIVSGSSSSAATISANFTVPTTAKSGKTRLRVVMSDVSATSSCGSYSYGETEDYSITISGGTALQEVAVTKSGNELDLIGSGRAQVLDVYPNPATDMLRVTTPGNGPVVAVSVTDLQGIKVLGTQVKGGQLNVSTLAKGIYMLEISDGQKVFHQRFVKD; from the coding sequence ATGATTAAAAAATACCCTGTAGCAGCTCTCTTACTGCTTGGTGCCTTGCCTTATTCAGCGGCGTATGCGCAGCAGGCTGCTCGTGCAGCGCAAAAGTTCATGGCCGAAGATGGCACTCCTGCCCTCGTTCGATTTCGTCCGGAAACTCCTGCTTATACGCTGAGCCAAGGCCGGCAGGCATTGGTGGAGCAACTGCAACTGAAAGCCGAAGATCAAATGCTGCACAGCCGCACGGAAACCGATGGTATGGGGTTCGTGCATGAGAAGTACAACCAGTACTACAAAGGCATCAAAGTAGAGCATGCCGCTTACACCCTGCACGCCAAGCAAGGCAATGTGGAAAGCATGAGCGGTCAGATAGAGCGCATCGAGGGCCTTAAAACGTCGCCTGCCATGGACGCTGCGACTGCACTACGGTACGCCCTGGCTTTTGTAGGTGCCACCCAGTACATGTGGGATGATGCCGTAGAAGAAGCGGGTCTGAAGCAAATGGAAAACGATCCTACAGCTACCTACCGTCCGCAGGGCGAGCTGGTAATTGTGCGCAACGACCGTAATCCTAACCCGGGGCTACATGGCAAACCTACGTTGGCCTGGAAGTTCAACGTCTACGCCAAGGCACCAATCAGCCGAGCCTACATTTATGTAGATGCGGAGACGGGCGAGATAGTGTTGCAAGATGCCATTATCAAGCACGTGGCGGCTACTGGAACGGTTGCCACCAAATACTCTGGCACCCAGAGTAGTGCTACCAGCACAACCACCGGTGGCTATTACTTGCGTGAAGCTACCCGGGGGTTGGGCATCGAAACCTACAACTGCAAAAAGGGCAGCAGCTACACCACGGCTGTCGACTTTGTGGACGCCGACAACAACTGGACCGAGTACGCCAACACCAACTTCGACAACGCTGCCCTTGATGCTCACTGGGGTGCCCAAGCCGTGTACGACTACTGGAAAAACGTGCACGCCCGCAACTCCTACAACAATGCTGGCGCCAAAATCAGGAGCTACGTGCACTTCGACGACACGCCTGGTGACGGCAAAGGGTACGAAAACGCTTATTGGAACGGCTCCGTAATGACCTACGGCGACGGGTACACCCGCTTCGACCCGTTGACTTCTCTGGACGTTTGCGCCCACGAAATCGGGCACGCGGTGTGCTCTAGCACCGCCAACCTTACGTACTCCAACGAGTCGGGCGCGCTCAACGAGGGCTTCTCCGACATCTGGGGTGCGGCCGTCGAGTACTACAAGGCGCCTAATAAAGCTACTTGGCTGATCGGCGAAGACATCGATAAAGTACGGCCCGCCTTGCGCTCGATGAGCGACCCCAACGCGGAAGGGCAGCCCGATACCTATAAAGGCACGAACTGGTACGCCGGCACCGGCGACAACGGCGGCGTGCACACCAACAGCGGTGTGCTCAACCACTGGTTCTATATCCTGAGCGTCGGCAAAACGGGCACCAACGACATTGGCAGTTCCTTCAGCGTAACGGGCATCGGTATCGACGCCGCTGCCAAGATTGCCTACCGGACCGAAAGCGTATACCTGACTTCGTCGTCGAACTACGCAGCTGCCCGTACGTACTCTATCCAGGCTGCCACTGACCTCTACGGAGCGGGCTCGACGCAGGTAACAGCCGTAACCAATGCGTGGTACGCCGTGGGTGTAGGCGCAGCGGCCGGTGGCACCACTCCACCACCTACCACGTCGACGTACTGCACCAGCAAAGGCACTAACGTAAGCTACGAGTGGATTGACTTGGTGAGCCTTGGCAGCATCAACCGCACTTCTAGCAAAGACGCAGGCTACTATAATGGAACGGCCCTTGGCACGAGCGTGACGGCTGGTTCTGCTCAGACTATTAATTTCTCGGCCGGGTTTGCATCCACAGCATACACTGAGTACTGGAAAATCTTTATCGACTACAACCAAGACGGTGACTTCATCGACAGCGGCGAAACCATTGTGAGTGGCAGCAGTTCGAGTGCCGCGACGATCAGCGCTAACTTCACTGTGCCGACTACTGCCAAAAGCGGCAAAACCCGTCTGCGCGTGGTAATGAGTGATGTTTCGGCCACGAGTAGTTGCGGCTCTTACAGCTACGGCGAAACCGAGGACTACAGCATCACCATCTCGGGCGGTACAGCGCTGCAAGAAGTAGCAGTAACGAAGAGCGGTAATGAGCTAGATCTAATCGGTTCAGGCCGCGCTCAAGTGTTGGATGTATATCCGAACCCCGCCACCGACATGCTGCGCGTGACCACGCCCGGTAATGGCCCCGTCGTAGCGGTGAGCGTAACTGACTTACAGGGTATAAAGGTGCTTGGCACGCAGGTAAAGGGCGGTCAACTGAACGTATCAACGTTGGCGAAGGGCATTTATATGCTTGAAATTTCCGACGGGCAGAAGGTATTCCACCAGCGTTTCGTTAAGGACTAA
- a CDS encoding SDR family oxidoreductase, with protein sequence MQQLHPLLQKRWNLTGQLAIVTGASKGIGAAVAAELLAFGATVVAVARQAPELEAQVAEWRAAGLDAHAVAADVSQEAGRQSVLAAAAQLGPALHILVNNVGTNIRKPTTDYLAAEYQHLLATNLESAFGLCQSAYPQLKAAGGASIINVSSVAGLTHLRTGAIYGMTKAALIQLSRNLAVEWAPAGIRVNAVAPWYIQTPLAAAVLASPDYLQQVVARTPLARVGEAEEVAAAVAFLCLPAASYITGQCLSVDGGFTINGF encoded by the coding sequence ATGCAGCAACTACACCCCTTATTACAGAAGCGCTGGAATCTAACTGGTCAGTTGGCAATTGTTACAGGCGCGTCCAAGGGCATCGGAGCGGCCGTGGCAGCTGAACTACTGGCCTTTGGCGCAACGGTAGTGGCAGTAGCCCGACAAGCACCAGAACTGGAAGCCCAAGTGGCGGAGTGGCGCGCTGCTGGACTTGACGCGCACGCCGTTGCCGCCGACGTAAGTCAAGAAGCAGGGCGGCAGTCGGTGCTGGCAGCCGCGGCGCAGCTCGGGCCCGCACTGCATATTCTCGTCAACAATGTGGGCACCAATATTCGCAAGCCCACTACCGACTACTTAGCCGCAGAGTATCAGCACTTGTTGGCCACCAACCTTGAATCGGCATTTGGGCTTTGCCAGAGCGCTTACCCGCAACTAAAGGCGGCGGGTGGTGCTAGTATCATCAACGTATCGTCGGTGGCTGGACTTACGCATTTGCGCACCGGCGCTATTTATGGAATGACCAAGGCCGCGCTTATTCAACTTAGCCGTAATCTGGCTGTGGAATGGGCACCAGCGGGCATCCGGGTTAATGCTGTTGCGCCCTGGTATATCCAAACGCCGCTGGCCGCAGCTGTTCTTGCCAGCCCCGACTACTTACAACAGGTAGTAGCTCGCACACCCCTCGCTCGCGTCGGCGAGGCCGAAGAAGTGGCCGCTGCCGTCGCTTTTCTTTGCTTGCCCGCTGCGAGTTACATCACGGGGCAGTGCCTGAGCGTGGATGGGGGCTTCACCATCAATGGTTTTTAA
- a CDS encoding ATP-grasp domain-containing protein, whose product MFTIALVTCESLAQAQYAASNIDDEDSLLMSYLREQGHYVDYQIWSNPAVNWRSYDVVLLKSPWDYFDRVQEFYAWLERLEQEDIRMLNPIATVRWNADKQYLLDLERQGVRIVPTHWLPRGTSFVAETIFEALRTDRLVVKPAVSGGAKNTFDMSLTEAQRRASELTNLLQTGNFLAQPFLPQIQSQGEWSLIYLGGQYSHCVLKTPKSGDFRVQHYLGGGIESREAPTHLRHIADDIVQRFATDCLYARVDGVEANGEFLLMELELIEPFLYLDTAQGSFARYEAGIKKVAARFVA is encoded by the coding sequence GTGTTTACTATAGCCCTCGTTACCTGCGAAAGCCTAGCGCAAGCGCAGTACGCAGCCTCTAATATCGATGACGAAGACAGCCTGCTAATGAGCTATTTGCGCGAGCAAGGTCATTATGTCGATTACCAAATTTGGAGCAATCCGGCAGTAAACTGGCGCAGCTACGACGTAGTACTGCTAAAGTCGCCGTGGGACTACTTCGACCGAGTGCAGGAATTCTATGCGTGGCTGGAACGCTTGGAGCAGGAAGACATCCGGATGCTCAACCCCATAGCGACGGTACGCTGGAATGCCGACAAGCAATACCTGCTCGATTTAGAGCGGCAGGGCGTCCGGATAGTACCTACCCATTGGCTTCCGCGCGGCACCAGCTTTGTAGCAGAAACGATATTCGAAGCGCTGCGCACCGACCGGCTGGTGGTGAAACCAGCGGTGAGTGGCGGCGCTAAAAACACGTTCGATATGAGCCTAACCGAAGCCCAGCGTCGGGCCTCGGAGTTAACAAACTTATTGCAGACCGGAAATTTTCTGGCTCAGCCTTTTCTGCCGCAGATTCAAAGCCAAGGCGAATGGTCGTTGATATACCTAGGTGGTCAGTACAGCCACTGCGTGTTGAAAACGCCCAAATCGGGTGACTTCCGAGTGCAGCATTACCTGGGTGGAGGCATCGAGTCCCGGGAAGCGCCCACCCATCTGCGCCACATTGCCGACGACATCGTGCAGCGCTTTGCCACCGACTGCCTCTATGCCCGCGTCGATGGTGTGGAAGCCAACGGCGAGTTCCTGCTCATGGAGCTAGAGCTTATCGAACCCTTCTTGTACTTGGATACTGCCCAAGGCTCATTCGCACGCTACGAAGCCGGAATCAAAAAGGTAGCGGCAAGATTTGTAGCGTAA